The sequence below is a genomic window from Actinomycetota bacterium.
CTTAATGGTCAGGCACACTTTGATAATATATCTGCCTATGTAACTGCCCATCCACCTCTTTCCCCCCGGGACTGGGTGCTTAAAGACTTAAGCATAGATGAGCTTCTTGCATATTACGGTCCAACTCCCGAAGGCTTTATTAAGATGCTGTATGATAATATACTTGGCAGGCTTTATGATGACAGCGGATTTGATTACTGGAAAGAACAGTTAAACACAGGTGTATTTACAGCAAGCCAGGTAGCAGAGCGCTTTGTATTTTCCGGCGAGCTTAGCTCCAAGGTAGAGAAAATGGACAATGAAGAGTTTATTACATTTCTATACAGATCACTTCTGTCAAGAACACCTGACAGCTCCGGATTTAAGAACTGGGTAGATTATATGGATAGCGGCGCATCCAAGCTTGATACATTAAGAGCTTTTATGAGTAATAAGGAATGGCATGATATATGCCATATGTTTAATGTAGCACCTTAAGCAGTATGCGGATATAAGTAATTGGTATATAAATATAGATAAGATATAGATATAGATAATATATAAATAAGACTGTATTTTATATGTCTTTTTAGCGCAGTCTCTGCTTTTATCCTATTTATGATGATTGCTGTTGTTACAAATCCTGTTGTTATAAATGCAGGAGTTAAGGTAGAGAATAAAAGTTAAGTCTGCTTTTGCTTTATTACTCTTGCAGGATTGCCGACTGCAAGGCTGTTTTCAGGAATGGATTTTAAAACGAGCGAATGTGCGCCTATTGTCGTATTGTTTCCTATTTTAACAGGCCCGAGTACTGTTACGCCTGTATATAAATTGACATTATCCCCAATTATCGGATAACCCGGGGCTCCATGGTGAAAAATTGAATGACCAATACCACCGAGAACCACATTGGAAAAAATACTTACATTCTTTCCTATCACCACTCCCCTTCCGATCACCACACCCGAAGCATGCCATATCCTGCATCCGTGACCTATTTCTGCTCCGGGATCTATTTCTGCACCGTTAAAGAAAAAATTTATGCGACATAAAAATTCCGCAAAAAGCTTTAAGCGCCATTTATACAGCTTGCGATAAAACCTGTAAGCAATGATTGCCTGAACACCCGGTTTAACCAATAAAATCCTAAAAGCGCCCCGGATGCCCGGTTTACCCGATAAGGTACCATGTTTACTAAAAAGCTGGCTGATATCGCCTTTTAAATTACCTTCCATAATACTTTCTGTCATTTCATAAATTTAAAAAGAAGGCTGTCATAATCTTTTTTATAAAAGAGTTTTATGTTGATTTCCGGATAAAGCTCTCTTGTTTTCTTGATTTTTTTATTCTTTTTTGTAACAAGATTCTGGTTCATGGTTGTCAGCTCAATAAAAAGATCAAGATCAGGCAGATAAAAA
It includes:
- a CDS encoding DUF4214 domain-containing protein encodes the protein LNGQAHFDNISAYVTAHPPLSPRDWVLKDLSIDELLAYYGPTPEGFIKMLYDNILGRLYDDSGFDYWKEQLNTGVFTASQVAERFVFSGELSSKVEKMDNEEFITFLYRSLLSRTPDSSGFKNWVDYMDSGASKLDTLRAFMSNKEWHDICHMFNVAP
- a CDS encoding serine acetyltransferase gives rise to the protein MEGNLKGDISQLFSKHGTLSGKPGIRGAFRILLVKPGVQAIIAYRFYRKLYKWRLKLFAEFLCRINFFFNGAEIDPGAEIGHGCRIWHASGVVIGRGVVIGKNVSIFSNVVLGGIGHSIFHHGAPGYPIIGDNVNLYTGVTVLGPVKIGNNTTIGAHSLVLKSIPENSLAVGNPARVIKQKQT